Genomic DNA from Cupriavidus pauculus:
GGCGGCGACGCTGGTCGAACGCATCGTGGCGGAGACGCGCGAGGCGATGGCGAACATTGCAGGATTATCGAGGTAAGAACCATGAACGAACTGCTGATCGAAGACGTGGGTCAGGTCCGCGTGCTGCGCATGAACCGGCCCGAGAAGCGCAATGCGCTCAACAACGCGCTGACCCGCGCGCTCGTCGATGCGCTGGCCGCTGCCGAAGCCGACGACACCGTGCACGTGGTGGTGCTTACCGGCAACGGCGCCGCATTCTGCGCGGGCGCCGATATCACCGAGTTCAAGGACCTGACGCCCGACCAGATGTCGCGCGTGGAAGAGCGCGCGGAACTCACGATGCAATTGCACCTGAGCGTATCGCGCATGAGCAAGCCCGTTATCGCGGCGATCAACGGCTTCGCAATGGGCGGCGGCGCGGGGCTGGCCATCGCCTGCGATCTCGCCATCGCGGGCCGCTCGGCGCGCCTCGGCTATCCGGAAGTCAAGCACGGGATCGTCGCGGCCATCGTGCTGCCGAACCTCACGCGCCAGATCGGCCGCAAGGCGGCGTTCCACCTCGTGGCGACCGGGGAGACCATCGATGCGGAACGCGCGGTGGAACTGGGCATGGTGAACGCGGTCCACGACGACGCGGTGCTGATGGACGAAGCGATGGCCATGGCCAGCCGGATGGCCGCGGTCAGCCGCGCCGCGATGGCCACCACCAAGAAAACGTTCCACGAGGTTGTCGACCTGCCGCTCGCGCAGGGCCTCGAAGTGGGCCGCGAAGCGAACAAGCGCATGCGCAGTTTCGTGCGGACGGAACGGTAACGCGCCATGGCCAGGCCACTCGAGCACATCACGATCCTCGACCTGTCGCGGGTCCTCGCCTGTCCGTTCGCCTCGATGATTCTCGCCGAGCTCGGCGCAAACGTCATCAAGGTGGAGCAGCCCGGCACAGGGGACGAGACGCGCAGCTTCGAGCCGCGCGTGGAAGGGAAGGACGCCGGCCATCGCGGCAGCGAGAGCGCGTACTACATGGCGTTCAACCGCAGCAAGCAATCGATCACCGTCAATCTGCGCAGCGAGCAGGGCCAGCAGATCGTGCGCGATCTCGCCGCCGGCGTGGATGTGGTCATCGAGAACTTTCCCGTCGGCACGCTCAAACGGTACGGCCTCGACGCGGACAGGCTGCGCGAGATCAACCCGAAACTGGTCTACCTGTCATGCACAGGGTTCGGCCAGACCGGGCCGTATGCCTCGCGCAAGGGCTACGACACGGTGTTCCAGGCGATGGGCGGCATCATGAGCCTGACCGGCGAGCGCGATGGCGGACCGGTCAAACCGGGCCTGCCCGTCGCGGATCTGACGTCGGGGCTGTGGGCCGCCATCGCGCTGCTGTCGGCGCTGGAGGGGCGCAGCGCGACGGGGCAGGGGTGCCATATCGATCTGTCCATGTTCGACGCGCAGGTCAGCCTGCTCACGCTGGCGGC
This window encodes:
- a CDS encoding CaiB/BaiF CoA transferase family protein; amino-acid sequence: MARPLEHITILDLSRVLACPFASMILAELGANVIKVEQPGTGDETRSFEPRVEGKDAGHRGSESAYYMAFNRSKQSITVNLRSEQGQQIVRDLAAGVDVVIENFPVGTLKRYGLDADRLREINPKLVYLSCTGFGQTGPYASRKGYDTVFQAMGGIMSLTGERDGGPVKPGLPVADLTSGLWAAIALLSALEGRSATGQGCHIDLSMFDAQVSLLTLAAARWFALNEVPPRLGTEHPGRVPSASFQAEGGRWLHITASDQHWTPLCGVLGIEAWGADPALQTNAGRVENRDEVMRHLTKAIAAWDRDALCDAMEAAGVPAGPINAVDEVLADPHVKARGMVAHFDHPEIGTFPALPVPLRFDGWDDPLVGRPPLLGEHTETVLRERLGMDAERVRALREAKAI
- a CDS encoding enoyl-CoA hydratase/isomerase family protein, with the protein product MNELLIEDVGQVRVLRMNRPEKRNALNNALTRALVDALAAAEADDTVHVVVLTGNGAAFCAGADITEFKDLTPDQMSRVEERAELTMQLHLSVSRMSKPVIAAINGFAMGGGAGLAIACDLAIAGRSARLGYPEVKHGIVAAIVLPNLTRQIGRKAAFHLVATGETIDAERAVELGMVNAVHDDAVLMDEAMAMASRMAAVSRAAMATTKKTFHEVVDLPLAQGLEVGREANKRMRSFVRTER